A region of Burkholderia lata DNA encodes the following proteins:
- a CDS encoding GNAT family N-acetyltransferase, with protein MNLTFSPATGSDAEALVAIRIAAMRDSLERIGRFDPQRARDRFLASFDPALCRLIEVDGVNAGFFVVRPQEDHWLLDHLYILPEHQGKGIGAAVLHQVFADADAQRMPVRVGALRGSDSNRFYARHGFVQADEAEWDIYYVRAPGAATV; from the coding sequence ATGAACCTGACCTTTTCCCCCGCCACCGGATCCGATGCCGAAGCGCTGGTTGCGATTCGCATCGCCGCGATGCGCGACAGCCTCGAGCGCATCGGCCGCTTCGATCCGCAGCGTGCGCGCGACCGGTTTCTCGCGTCGTTCGACCCGGCGCTATGTCGCTTGATCGAAGTCGACGGCGTGAACGCGGGCTTCTTCGTGGTCCGGCCGCAGGAAGATCACTGGTTGCTCGACCATCTGTACATCCTGCCCGAGCATCAGGGAAAGGGGATCGGCGCAGCCGTGCTGCACCAGGTCTTTGCCGATGCAGACGCGCAGCGCATGCCCGTTCGCGTCGGCGCGCTGCGCGGCAGCGATTCGAACCGCTTCTATGCCCGGCACGGCTTCGTGCAGGCCGATGAAGCCGAGTGGGACATCTACTACGTGCGCGCACCGGGTGCGGCGACGGTGTAG
- a CDS encoding extracellular catalytic domain type 1 short-chain-length polyhydroxyalkanoate depolymerase: MPRKKTSLWLRHLELLSVATGTRPTKRTNKPRAAAKRASKPAVIARTARRTGTVPPARARTDKAPGTWLRSFHSAGPSAGRYVNHLAYALYLPAAPATTAGMPAVVMLHGCKQHAESFAAGTRMCRLAERSGFAVLFPEQAATAHAHRCWHWHGDATQSEAAAVASLVDAVVRQHGFDRDRIYLAGMSAGAGLAATLAIRYPDRFAAVGLHSGPAIAPPSSTLAAMSLMRRGLRDDPIRAVDACADVASYPGMPALVMHGALDTVVTDRNATQLGIAFARLNRLVDEHGAIRVGEQRIHARDDADTIDYLKAGRLVVRVCIVRRLPHAWSGGDPREPFHSATGPDASAMFWHFFRRQRRKRLQ; this comes from the coding sequence ATGCCCAGGAAAAAAACCAGCCTCTGGTTGCGGCATCTCGAGCTGCTCTCCGTCGCAACCGGCACGCGCCCGACGAAGCGCACGAACAAGCCGCGAGCGGCCGCCAAACGGGCGAGCAAGCCCGCCGTCATCGCCCGTACTGCCAGACGCACGGGCACGGTGCCGCCCGCCCGCGCACGGACGGACAAGGCGCCCGGCACGTGGCTCCGGTCGTTTCATTCCGCCGGCCCGAGTGCCGGCCGCTACGTGAACCACCTCGCCTACGCGCTGTATCTTCCCGCCGCGCCGGCGACGACGGCCGGCATGCCGGCCGTCGTCATGCTGCACGGCTGCAAGCAACATGCCGAATCGTTTGCCGCGGGCACGCGCATGTGCCGTCTCGCGGAGCGGTCGGGGTTTGCCGTGCTGTTTCCCGAGCAGGCCGCGACGGCCCATGCGCACCGTTGCTGGCACTGGCATGGCGACGCGACGCAGTCCGAAGCCGCGGCCGTTGCATCGCTGGTCGACGCAGTCGTGCGACAGCACGGCTTCGACCGCGACCGGATCTACCTGGCCGGCATGTCCGCCGGTGCCGGGCTCGCCGCGACACTGGCCATACGGTATCCCGATCGCTTTGCGGCAGTCGGGCTGCACTCCGGTCCGGCCATCGCCCCGCCGTCGTCGACGTTGGCGGCGATGAGCCTGATGCGCCGAGGCCTGCGCGACGACCCGATACGCGCGGTCGACGCCTGCGCCGATGTCGCGTCCTATCCCGGCATGCCGGCACTCGTCATGCACGGCGCACTCGATACGGTCGTGACCGACCGGAACGCGACGCAGCTCGGCATCGCGTTCGCGCGGCTCAACCGGCTCGTCGACGAACACGGCGCGATCCGCGTCGGCGAGCAACGCATCCATGCGCGCGACGATGCCGACACCATCGACTATCTGAAGGCCGGGCGTCTCGTCGTCCGGGTCTGCATCGTCCGCCGGCTGCCGCATGCATGGAGCGGCGGCGACCCGCGCGAGCCGTTTCATTCCGCCACGGGGCCGGACGCCAGCGCGATGTTCTGGCATTTCTTTCGTCGCCAACGCCGCAAGCGACTGCAATGA
- a CDS encoding histidine kinase yields MYGTYNLPLVLLSLAIATLASYTTLDLAAFISLLDNLKLKRAWLGGGAVAMGTGIWSMHFVGMLAFSLPIPLGYALPDTGASLAIAVLVSYFALTVVTRARLGWRRLLVGGALMGGGIAGMHYAGMAAMRMQPGIRYDAALFAASIGIAVIASTAALWIAQALRAQQARHATAQRIGAAFVMGIGITGMHYTAMAAAHFAADARCGAANGVDTPWLATTVTLFTTATLVVTLLLSRFDARTTFLRGMTDTLERLVRLRTVELERALHRYEQTTAMLQRTRENMATEIDERKVAQARLEQEKEEQRRLLHALEETHVQLLQSEKLASIGQLAAGVAHEINNPIGFVSANLNTLKTWVRSLLDVIAAHEAALPQLDPAARDALAAMGRAADLDYVRGEIETLIDESIDGALRVRRIVQDLRDFSRPASDEWSVVDLRAGLESTLNVVHNELKYKAEIVRDYGDVPQVECLPSQLNQVFMNLLVNAAHAIPERGVITIRTSSDGEQVSIAISDTGTGMTPDVVRRIFDPFFTTKPVGQGTGLGLSVSHGIVKRHRGTIDVTSEPGRGTTFCVRIPIRRAGDRANEAELAQRA; encoded by the coding sequence ATGTACGGCACCTACAATCTCCCGCTCGTCCTGCTGTCGCTCGCGATCGCGACGCTGGCCTCCTATACGACGCTCGACCTGGCCGCCTTCATTTCGCTGCTCGACAACCTGAAACTCAAGCGTGCGTGGCTGGGCGGCGGCGCGGTGGCGATGGGTACCGGCATCTGGTCGATGCATTTCGTCGGCATGCTCGCGTTTTCGCTGCCGATTCCGCTCGGCTACGCATTGCCGGATACAGGCGCGTCGCTGGCGATTGCGGTACTCGTGTCGTACTTCGCACTGACGGTCGTCACGCGCGCGCGGCTCGGCTGGCGGCGGCTGCTCGTGGGTGGCGCGCTGATGGGCGGCGGGATCGCCGGCATGCATTACGCGGGGATGGCCGCGATGCGCATGCAGCCCGGCATTCGCTACGATGCCGCGCTGTTCGCCGCGTCGATCGGCATTGCGGTGATCGCGTCGACTGCCGCGTTGTGGATCGCGCAGGCACTGCGCGCGCAGCAGGCGCGCCATGCGACCGCTCAGCGGATCGGCGCGGCCTTCGTCATGGGCATCGGCATTACCGGTATGCATTACACGGCGATGGCGGCCGCGCACTTTGCGGCGGACGCGCGGTGCGGGGCCGCGAACGGGGTCGACACGCCGTGGCTCGCGACGACGGTCACGCTGTTTACGACGGCGACCCTGGTCGTCACGCTGTTGCTGAGCCGTTTCGATGCGCGCACAACCTTCCTGCGCGGGATGACCGATACGCTCGAGCGGCTCGTGCGCTTGCGTACTGTCGAACTGGAACGCGCGTTGCACCGCTACGAACAGACGACCGCGATGCTGCAGCGCACGCGCGAGAACATGGCGACCGAGATCGACGAACGCAAGGTCGCGCAGGCGCGGCTCGAACAGGAGAAGGAGGAGCAGCGGCGGCTGCTGCATGCGCTCGAGGAAACCCATGTGCAGCTGCTGCAGTCGGAAAAGCTCGCGTCGATCGGCCAGCTCGCGGCCGGTGTCGCGCACGAAATCAACAATCCGATCGGCTTCGTCAGTGCGAACCTCAATACGTTGAAGACGTGGGTGCGCAGTCTGCTCGACGTGATCGCCGCGCATGAAGCCGCGCTGCCGCAGCTCGACCCGGCTGCGCGCGACGCGCTGGCGGCGATGGGCCGCGCGGCGGACCTGGACTACGTGCGCGGCGAGATCGAGACGCTGATCGACGAATCGATCGACGGTGCGTTGCGCGTGCGGCGCATCGTGCAGGACCTGCGCGATTTCTCGCGTCCGGCCAGCGACGAGTGGAGCGTGGTCGATCTCCGCGCGGGCCTGGAAAGCACGCTCAACGTCGTCCACAACGAACTCAAGTACAAGGCCGAGATCGTGCGCGATTACGGTGACGTGCCGCAGGTCGAATGCCTGCCGTCGCAGTTGAACCAGGTCTTCATGAACCTGCTAGTGAACGCGGCGCACGCGATTCCCGAGCGCGGCGTGATCACGATTCGCACGTCGAGCGATGGCGAGCAGGTGTCGATCGCGATCAGCGACACCGGGACAGGCATGACGCCCGACGTCGTCCGGCGGATCTTCGATCCGTTCTTCACGACGAAGCCGGTCGGGCAGGGCACGGGGCTGGGCTTGTCGGTATCGCACGGCATCGTCAAGCGCCATCGCGGCACCATCGACGTGACGAGCGAGCCGGGGCGCGGCACGACGTTCTGCGTCCGGATACCGATCCGGCGGGCCGGCGATCGCGCGAACGAGGCCGAGCTGGCGCAACGAGCGTGA
- a CDS encoding HD domain-containing phosphohydrolase: MTTSATNGLNAVSPETTGAAATSDDAGGVPSILLVDDEPSVLSALRRVFRPAGYEILTAESGEAALEVLASTEVDLIVSDMRMPGMSGAEFLARARSLYPDTMRILLTGYAEIASVVQAVNDGGVYRYLNKPWDDHDLLLTIEQALEQRRLRREAARLAALTEAQNETLRRFNTELETQVRARTEELGQTVMFLEAAQRDLKSSFTAMVQVCASMIELRCGSASGHAMRVGEIARRLALASGMSELHAQDVYFAGLLHGIGKLSLPDELLHKPLTKMTAEEHGLFLQHPLRAQMVLTPVAQLHKVASIVLHQYERFNGRGTPDGLAGDSIPLGSRILAVARDFEGLRNGDIGVPHAVEQALDAMRSQAGVRYDPKIVDGLIELMRDPASLGIAASVAEIKSAQLREGMQLADDLRTHRGVLLMTKGSVMSAHQIELVRRFETREGTSFDILVLAGQAAAKAASSAPNAGAAPA, from the coding sequence ATGACCACATCTGCAACAAACGGACTGAATGCGGTATCGCCTGAAACGACCGGGGCGGCAGCGACATCCGACGATGCGGGTGGCGTACCGTCGATCCTGCTGGTCGACGACGAGCCGAGCGTGCTGTCGGCGCTCAGGCGCGTGTTCCGGCCCGCCGGCTACGAGATCCTGACCGCGGAAAGCGGCGAGGCGGCCCTCGAGGTCCTGGCGTCGACGGAAGTCGACCTGATCGTGTCCGACATGCGGATGCCGGGCATGAGCGGCGCGGAGTTCCTGGCCCGCGCACGGTCGCTCTATCCGGACACGATGCGCATCCTGCTGACCGGCTATGCGGAAATCGCGTCGGTCGTGCAGGCCGTCAACGACGGCGGCGTCTATCGCTACCTGAACAAGCCGTGGGACGATCACGACCTGCTGCTGACCATCGAACAGGCGCTGGAGCAGCGGCGCCTGCGGCGTGAAGCAGCCCGGCTGGCCGCGCTGACGGAAGCGCAGAACGAAACGCTGCGCCGTTTCAACACGGAACTCGAAACGCAGGTTCGGGCGCGCACGGAGGAGCTCGGCCAGACCGTGATGTTCCTCGAAGCCGCGCAACGCGACCTGAAAAGCAGCTTCACCGCGATGGTCCAGGTTTGCGCGAGCATGATCGAGTTGCGCTGCGGGTCCGCCAGTGGGCATGCGATGCGGGTCGGCGAGATTGCGCGGCGGCTCGCGCTGGCCTCCGGAATGAGCGAGCTGCATGCGCAGGACGTCTATTTCGCGGGGCTGCTGCACGGCATCGGCAAGTTGTCGCTGCCGGACGAATTGCTGCACAAGCCGCTCACGAAGATGACGGCGGAAGAGCACGGCCTGTTCCTGCAGCATCCGCTGCGCGCGCAGATGGTGCTGACGCCGGTCGCGCAACTGCACAAGGTCGCATCGATCGTGCTGCACCAGTACGAGCGCTTCAACGGACGCGGCACGCCCGACGGCCTGGCGGGCGACTCGATCCCGCTCGGCTCGCGAATCCTGGCGGTCGCGCGCGATTTCGAAGGGCTGCGCAACGGCGACATCGGCGTGCCGCATGCGGTCGAGCAGGCGCTCGACGCGATGCGCTCACAGGCCGGCGTGCGTTACGACCCGAAGATCGTCGACGGCCTGATCGAACTGATGCGGGACCCGGCGAGCCTCGGCATCGCGGCGTCCGTCGCGGAGATCAAGTCCGCGCAGCTGCGCGAAGGGATGCAACTGGCCGACGATCTGCGCACGCATCGCGGCGTGCTGCTGATGACCAAGGGCAGCGTGATGTCGGCGCACCAGATCGAGCTCGTGCGCCGCTTCGAGACGCGCGAGGGGACGTCGTTCGACATCCTCGTGCTGGCCGGCCAGGCAGCGGCGAAAGCGGCGTCGAGCGCACCGAATGCGGGCGCGGCGCCGGCCTGA
- a CDS encoding AidA/PixA family protein → MSGLRCDVLVIVDAVTLLSAYPEASRDPAAPTVIDGRHLYVVSPGDAAQLGHNDSRLFTGLSPGDQLHLRETALALRAEVSVLFIRFALKDAGIVAPIELEVRDAATAVPDADDLLHPSCRPLKDHYWRSDVLAAGATTCTADFAVCDRDGTVSGYFRWETSIEIAGSQPDTKQPGFKPSSDRNGNFSLPPNTAFKAIFYANAADRQDLKLFIDDAPEPAATFVGNSEDGVRLFTLNSKGGKIRIEASANGRQSATDARLAPLSAGDTVWLGWLGAEDGADADYNDGIVILQWPIT, encoded by the coding sequence ATGTCTGGTCTTCGTTGCGATGTGCTGGTGATCGTCGACGCCGTTACGCTGCTGTCGGCCTACCCCGAGGCGAGCCGGGACCCCGCCGCACCGACCGTGATCGACGGCCGGCACCTCTATGTAGTGAGCCCCGGCGACGCCGCGCAGCTCGGCCACAACGACAGCCGCCTCTTTACCGGCCTGTCGCCGGGCGACCAGTTGCACCTGCGCGAAACCGCGCTGGCCCTGCGCGCCGAGGTGAGCGTGCTGTTCATCCGGTTCGCGTTGAAGGATGCGGGCATCGTCGCGCCGATCGAACTCGAAGTACGCGATGCGGCCACCGCCGTGCCGGATGCCGACGACCTGCTGCATCCGTCGTGCCGGCCGCTGAAGGATCACTACTGGCGCAGCGACGTGCTGGCCGCGGGCGCGACCACGTGTACGGCCGATTTCGCCGTGTGCGACCGCGACGGCACCGTATCCGGCTATTTCCGCTGGGAAACGTCGATCGAGATCGCCGGGAGCCAGCCGGACACGAAGCAGCCCGGTTTCAAGCCGTCGTCGGATCGTAACGGCAACTTCTCGCTGCCGCCGAATACCGCGTTCAAGGCAATCTTCTACGCGAATGCCGCCGACCGGCAGGACCTGAAGCTCTTCATCGACGATGCGCCGGAACCGGCCGCAACGTTCGTCGGCAATAGCGAGGACGGCGTCCGGTTGTTCACGTTGAATTCGAAGGGCGGCAAGATCCGCATCGAGGCCTCGGCCAACGGCAGGCAATCCGCGACCGATGCACGCCTCGCGCCGCTGTCCGCGGGCGACACCGTCTGGCTCGGCTGGCTCGGCGCAGAGGACGGCGCCGATGCCGACTACAACGACGGGATCGTGATTTTGCAGTGGCCGATCACGTAA
- a CDS encoding GNAT family N-acetyltransferase: protein MDERVIRRASALDAPAVLGIFDDVIAWFVSIGNDGQWGREPWSTQPKRVALVAEACALPDAWVAEDQEGRVLGALILGESMPYVPPATEPEIYVRVLVASRDARARGVGRRLMAFADERARAAGVERLRVDCYGGGTGALVRFYESCGYERISTFDVDGWPGQLLGRRV, encoded by the coding sequence ATGGATGAACGGGTGATTCGTCGTGCCAGCGCGCTCGATGCGCCGGCCGTGCTGGGGATCTTCGATGACGTGATTGCGTGGTTCGTTTCCATCGGTAACGACGGGCAATGGGGCCGCGAGCCGTGGTCGACGCAACCCAAGCGGGTTGCGCTCGTGGCCGAAGCCTGTGCGTTGCCCGACGCGTGGGTCGCAGAGGATCAGGAGGGCCGCGTCCTGGGCGCATTGATCCTCGGCGAGTCCATGCCCTACGTGCCGCCCGCGACCGAGCCGGAAATCTATGTCCGCGTGCTGGTTGCGTCGCGCGATGCGCGGGCGCGGGGTGTCGGCCGGCGCCTGATGGCCTTCGCGGATGAACGCGCCCGGGCTGCAGGGGTGGAGCGCCTGCGGGTGGATTGCTATGGCGGCGGGACTGGCGCATTGGTGCGCTTCTACGAGTCCTGCGGATATGAGCGAATTTCAACCTTCGACGTGGACGGCTGGCCAGGGCAGTTGTTGGGGCGTCGCGTGTGA
- a CDS encoding cobaltochelatase CobT-related protein: MDRDDDARSLHLTRLARTLAQRHGIEVRFARHAPVAQRDRLVLPDTLLAGDVDDDAITGLVDLYAARERFGAIDDIAALASPAVRAIAQAIDDRRAAGRLAAIYPGAMTFLLRMRAVTAADTLLRWPRMAWRDRLVWRVERALWDEAPSAIEHVPSLDATLAASDDLVDAARAATSTADSIRAAQRIVERVRALASAGANNMMFTADPGSTLDSASIAAEFDQDGQGAPDDSRAPVSAESGAGAIADTASSAEAPTPGDAMPGTIRLSADNRPLLSVPLTTAFDTVTDFTGNGEPAHWHRLRSAARAQTEPLKLKLERALKVDEQTRWKREQERGELDRMSLARLVTSPGYRTPFRVRRAAPGRDAAVSLLIDCSGSMAGKKIELARLCAAALCDALTQLGFACEVLGYSSVEDAAMRAHYQRWIDAGRETFGYNRFVERLDLRVYKRFDSDNPSGLACIECGHENPDGEALSWAAGRLLAKRARRRILMVLSDGYPATGDGNPAILRTDLRARVEALRERRVELIGVGILDDSVETFYPVSSVVEHLHELPGAAFSVLGDTLLDRR; this comes from the coding sequence ATGGACCGGGACGACGACGCGCGCTCGCTCCACCTGACCCGGCTGGCCCGCACGCTCGCGCAACGGCACGGCATCGAGGTGCGGTTCGCTCGCCATGCGCCGGTCGCGCAGCGCGACCGGCTGGTGCTGCCCGACACGCTGCTCGCCGGCGACGTCGACGACGACGCGATCACCGGCCTCGTCGACCTCTACGCGGCGCGCGAGCGCTTCGGTGCGATCGATGACATCGCCGCACTGGCGTCGCCCGCGGTGCGGGCCATCGCGCAGGCGATCGACGACCGCCGCGCGGCCGGCCGCCTCGCTGCGATCTATCCCGGCGCCATGACGTTCCTGCTGCGGATGCGCGCGGTGACGGCCGCCGACACGCTCCTCCGATGGCCGCGAATGGCATGGCGCGACAGGCTGGTATGGCGCGTCGAACGCGCGCTGTGGGACGAAGCGCCGTCCGCCATCGAGCACGTGCCGTCGCTCGACGCGACGCTTGCCGCATCGGACGATCTCGTCGACGCAGCGCGCGCCGCGACATCGACCGCCGACAGCATCCGCGCCGCGCAGCGGATCGTCGAACGCGTGCGTGCGCTGGCGTCGGCCGGTGCGAACAACATGATGTTCACGGCCGACCCGGGCAGCACGCTCGACAGCGCCAGCATCGCCGCCGAGTTCGACCAGGACGGACAGGGCGCCCCGGACGACTCACGTGCACCGGTTTCCGCCGAATCGGGTGCCGGTGCGATCGCCGACACGGCATCGTCGGCCGAAGCGCCGACGCCGGGCGATGCGATGCCCGGCACGATCCGCCTGTCTGCGGACAACCGGCCGCTGCTGTCGGTCCCGCTGACCACCGCGTTCGACACGGTGACGGACTTCACCGGCAACGGCGAACCGGCGCACTGGCACCGCCTGCGAAGCGCGGCCCGCGCGCAGACCGAGCCGCTCAAGCTGAAACTCGAACGCGCATTGAAAGTGGACGAGCAGACGCGCTGGAAACGCGAACAGGAACGCGGCGAGCTCGACCGGATGTCGCTCGCGCGCCTCGTCACCTCGCCCGGCTATCGCACGCCATTCCGCGTCCGGCGTGCCGCCCCCGGGCGCGATGCGGCCGTCAGCCTGCTGATCGATTGCAGCGGGTCGATGGCCGGCAAGAAGATCGAACTCGCCAGGCTGTGCGCGGCGGCGCTGTGCGATGCGCTGACGCAGCTCGGTTTCGCGTGCGAAGTGCTCGGCTACAGCTCCGTCGAGGACGCCGCGATGCGCGCGCACTACCAGCGCTGGATCGACGCCGGCCGCGAGACGTTCGGCTACAACCGGTTCGTCGAACGGCTCGACCTGCGCGTCTACAAGCGCTTCGATTCCGACAACCCGAGCGGCCTCGCGTGCATCGAATGCGGCCACGAGAATCCTGACGGCGAGGCGTTGAGCTGGGCCGCCGGGCGGCTGCTGGCGAAGCGGGCCCGGCGGCGAATCCTGATGGTGCTGTCGGACGGCTATCCGGCGACCGGCGACGGCAACCCGGCGATCCTGCGCACCGACCTGCGTGCACGCGTCGAGGCGCTGCGCGAGCGGCGCGTCGAACTGATCGGCGTCGGGATACTCGACGATTCGGTCGAAACGTTCTATCCGGTCAGCAGCGTGGTCGAGCATCTGCACGAGCTGCCGGGCGCGGCGTTCAGCGTCCTGGGCGATACGCTGCTGGATCGGCGCTAG
- a CDS encoding LysR family transcriptional regulator: protein MNIPLLETFRAVVQEGSALRAAERLGCTQSNVTARLRQLEESLDAPLFDRHGKRLVLNDAGRRLIPYCDHILRLVDEATQVVRETPVARSFRLGSMESTAATRLPALAAALKARDPALGLAVQIGSEPDLADALLRGRIDAALTARAVVRPGLRYEPAFAEEMVLVSAAALTRRQVLADNPVRLLAFHDGCPYRAVAEHWLRARGIAIESVASFGTFGAILGCVAAGMGVAILPKRITTEHVARKELRAHAFDDLDSVTTYLVTPEEAPVLPELDALRAVLGRQAGTLLAG, encoded by the coding sequence ATGAACATCCCTCTGCTCGAAACCTTCAGGGCCGTCGTTCAGGAAGGCAGCGCACTGCGCGCGGCCGAACGGCTCGGCTGCACGCAGTCGAACGTCACCGCGCGGCTGCGCCAGCTCGAGGAGTCGCTCGACGCGCCGCTGTTCGACCGGCATGGCAAGCGGCTGGTGCTGAACGACGCCGGGCGCCGGCTGATTCCGTATTGCGACCACATCCTGCGCCTCGTCGACGAAGCGACGCAGGTGGTGCGCGAGACGCCGGTCGCGCGCAGCTTCCGGCTCGGCTCGATGGAAAGCACGGCGGCCACGCGGCTGCCGGCGCTCGCCGCCGCGTTGAAGGCGCGCGATCCGGCGCTCGGCCTCGCGGTGCAGATCGGCAGCGAGCCGGATCTGGCCGACGCGCTGCTGCGTGGCCGGATCGACGCGGCGCTCACGGCGCGCGCGGTCGTCCGGCCCGGCTTGCGCTACGAGCCGGCGTTCGCCGAAGAGATGGTGCTGGTGAGCGCGGCCGCGCTCACGCGGCGGCAGGTGCTGGCCGACAACCCGGTGCGGCTGCTCGCGTTTCACGACGGCTGCCCGTATCGCGCGGTCGCGGAGCACTGGCTGAGGGCGCGCGGCATCGCGATCGAGTCGGTGGCGTCGTTTGGCACGTTTGGCGCGATCCTCGGCTGCGTGGCGGCCGGCATGGGCGTCGCGATCCTGCCGAAGCGGATCACGACCGAGCACGTGGCGCGCAAGGAACTGCGGGCGCACGCGTTCGACGATCTCGACAGCGTGACGACCTATCTCGTCACGCCTGAAGAAGCGCCCGTGCTGCCCGAACTCGACGCATTGCGCGCGGTGCTCGGCCGGCAGGCGGGGACGTTGCTCGCGGGTTAG
- a CDS encoding tetratricopeptide repeat protein, protein MAELDNALYERIGALSDAGDALMEDGDYEGALAKFWAGFDLLPEPKTNWEAGTWLMAAIGDVNFHQEDYAAGRDNLAQSMHFPNAIGNPFLHLRLGQCQFELGDLDRAADELMRAYMGGGPELFEDEDGKYLRFLATRAEGIETP, encoded by the coding sequence ATGGCAGAACTGGACAACGCGCTGTACGAACGGATCGGCGCGCTGAGCGACGCGGGCGATGCATTGATGGAAGACGGCGACTACGAAGGCGCGCTGGCGAAATTCTGGGCGGGATTCGACCTGCTTCCCGAACCCAAGACCAATTGGGAAGCCGGAACCTGGCTGATGGCCGCCATCGGCGACGTGAATTTCCATCAAGAGGATTACGCGGCCGGACGCGACAATCTCGCCCAGTCGATGCATTTCCCGAACGCGATCGGCAACCCGTTCCTGCACCTGCGGCTCGGTCAGTGCCAGTTCGAACTGGGCGATCTCGACCGCGCGGCCGACGAGCTGATGCGTGCGTACATGGGGGGCGGGCCCGAACTGTTCGAGGACGAGGACGGCAAGTACCTGCGATTCCTGGCCACGCGGGCAGAAGGCATCGAGACGCCCTGA
- a CDS encoding AAA family ATPase: MNAPADSTPSAPSVLGVYRQLADPSAGQWIVSRSERAHMYRIQHHRADGSTSVDTVVDADNLDAKLRKWIQEGFVRRDAGDRAAPAHRSAFMQALRSAHASRPAAAGDAAQLAHVGGVPMPRGPGGPLVPPLNPAYLFTARATNVLEDIVENRRILLIGHTGTGKTSLIEQAAALAGHGVLRSNMNGQTTVGDFVGFWTVKGGETIWVDGVLPTAMREGLWLIVDEIDFAEPAILAVLTAVLEPAGRLLLKEKGNEIVVPHPSFRLFATANAVGAMGQFRHLYQGANVMNEAFLDRWRVYRLDYLPPPDEARVLQRMFGAAMTAAMADTLAAIAADCRAAFVREDLASAFSTRRLIDWAELMLRTGDPESAAGPTIYAKVSTEDADLIRSIIRHYIDIEA, from the coding sequence ATGAACGCACCCGCTGATTCCACTCCCTCCGCCCCGTCGGTACTCGGCGTCTATCGTCAACTGGCGGACCCGTCCGCCGGGCAATGGATCGTCAGCCGCTCCGAACGCGCGCACATGTACCGCATCCAGCATCACCGGGCTGACGGCAGCACGTCGGTCGATACGGTCGTCGATGCGGACAACCTCGACGCGAAGCTGCGCAAGTGGATCCAGGAAGGCTTCGTCCGGCGCGACGCAGGCGACCGTGCGGCGCCCGCTCATCGCAGCGCGTTCATGCAGGCGCTACGGAGCGCACATGCGTCGCGACCGGCGGCAGCCGGCGATGCGGCGCAGCTCGCGCACGTGGGCGGCGTGCCGATGCCGCGCGGCCCGGGCGGGCCGCTCGTGCCGCCGCTGAACCCGGCCTACCTGTTCACCGCGCGCGCGACGAACGTGCTGGAAGACATCGTCGAGAACCGGCGCATCCTGCTGATCGGCCACACCGGCACCGGCAAGACGAGCCTCATCGAGCAGGCCGCCGCGCTGGCCGGCCATGGCGTGCTGCGCTCGAACATGAACGGGCAGACGACGGTCGGCGATTTCGTCGGGTTCTGGACCGTCAAGGGCGGCGAGACGATCTGGGTCGACGGCGTGCTGCCGACCGCGATGCGCGAAGGGCTGTGGCTCATCGTCGACGAGATCGACTTCGCGGAACCGGCGATCCTTGCGGTGCTGACCGCCGTGCTCGAACCGGCCGGCCGCCTGTTGCTGAAGGAGAAAGGCAACGAGATCGTCGTCCCCCACCCGTCGTTCCGGCTGTTCGCGACGGCCAATGCGGTGGGCGCGATGGGGCAGTTCCGCCATCTGTACCAGGGCGCCAACGTGATGAACGAGGCGTTTCTCGACCGCTGGCGCGTGTACCGCCTCGACTATCTGCCGCCGCCCGACGAGGCGCGCGTGCTGCAGCGCATGTTCGGCGCGGCCATGACCGCCGCGATGGCCGACACGCTCGCGGCGATCGCGGCCGACTGCCGCGCCGCGTTCGTCCGCGAGGATCTTGCCAGCGCGTTCTCGACGCGGCGCCTGATCGACTGGGCCGAGCTGATGCTGCGCACCGGCGACCCCGAATCGGCCGCCGGCCCGACGATCTATGCGAAGGTCAGCACGGAAGACGCCGACCTGATCCGCAGCATCATTCGCCACTACATCGACATCGAGGCCTGA